The Leptospira paudalimensis region CCAAAAAAATCATCTCCACCTTGGCTTTCCAAATCCATTAACTTGCGTAAAATGATGGAAACACTTTGGGAAGAAACAGTTCCATATTCTTTTTCTAATTCTTCTTTCCCTTCGTCGTTTATGTATTGTAGGGCTTTTTTAAAATCTTTGAGGTCAAGGATTGGTAATCCCAAATCGTCACAGTATTTAAACACTAACGAGACAACACTACTTTGTGTTTCGTTGAGTTCTAAAATCCGAGAGAGTAAAATGGGACCAAATTCAGCAACAGTTGCTCTTAGTCTCACTCCTGGTTCTTTGGAGATGGATAAAAATTCCACAGGGTAAGCACTCGGTTTCCAATCCACACCTAAGAGTTTTGTACGTTCTTTGACTTTATCGTTTTCTTCTCCTTCAGCTCCGAGACCAGAAAGGTCACCTTTGATGTCCATAAGCACCACTGGCACACCCACATCCGAAAGTGATTCAGTCAGAAGTTGTAAGGTTTTTGTTTTCCCAGTACCCGTTGCACCAGCGATCAGACCATGGCGGTTTAAAGTCGAAAGTGGGATTTGTACTTTGGCCAGAGGGAGGGTATCCCCATCATATTTCCCACAACCAAGGAACAAGGATCCATCACTTGGGTATCCTTCCTCGATTTTTTTTGTAAATGCATCAGATTGTTTGGCCATTCGTTCCCTCGAAAATCCACTAGTTCGACTGGTTTCCTACCGAAGTCAATGTTTTCTACAACGGGAAAATGGGATCGATGTCCGTGGGGAATCTGCTTCTTTGCCACAAATTTCTCGTAGTAATCCTAATATGATTTGAGTTTTTCCAAAATCTTTTTACTCTTTGGATGTGGAACGGATTCTCACAACCAAACGAGTTGATCTACTTTTCGTAATTTTTCTTTTAATTCCTTTCGTCCATTGTAACCGCGGGATTCCTTCTCTTGCTTCTGCCAAAACCATTCAAAATGGGGTTTTGGACCTCAGTGAAGAAGATGTAAAGGCACTGGATCCGTTCCCTTTGGCAGGGGAATGGCATGCCTTTCCAGGTGAGATGCCAGAAACAGAAGCCGAGTTTAAAGCACTCGACCAAAAAACTCCAAAAACTTTAGCGGTACCAGGCTATTGGGTGAACCAAAACCTTCCCGCTCATGGAGTTGTCACATACCGACTCAAATTACAAGTAAAAGAGCCAATGAACCTAATGGTATACTTACGAGAAGCTTCGTCTGCGTACAAAATGTACTATCACAACCAGGAACGTGGCCTTGTTTTGTTAGGTTCTGCTGGTAAAGTTGCAAAAACGAAAGAGGAATCGATAGGTTATTATTTGGAAACTGGTAGATCCTTTCGAGCCACACCTTCTACTGTATTGTATTTACAAATCTCGAATTATTTGTATTCCCGTGGTGGTCCTTATTATTCTCCCATCCTTGGAGAAGTGGGTAAAACAATCTTATACCTTCGGTTCAAAGAAAGGAAAAAATCTTTTTTCTTTGGTGTCTTTTTGATTCTATTTGTAAGTCATTTGTTTTTATACATCCATCGAAGTAAAAATAAGTCCACACTTTGGTTTTCTCTACTTTGTTTCTCTTGGATGATTCGAATCCTTCTGTTTGAGCGTGTATCCAGGGATTGGTTTGTTGGAAGTGACTTTTTGGAAATGTTACAAATTCGCCTGGAATATTTGGCATTTTGTGGGATCCAAATGTTTAGCTTACTTTTCTTTTACGAAATCCAATTACATTTTATACCCAACAAATTCAAACGGTATTTACTGGTTCCCATTCTTTTGGAAATCCTAATCATTCTTACGACTCCGTACGCAGTGTACACAAAACTCCTTGTGTTTAGCCAAGTATACATGACTATCATATTGATTTTAGCGTTGGTTGCGGCAATTCGTTCAATATTAGTTCGAGAATCACGTTATATAGGAGTTTACATCACGTTTGGTACTTTGGTGATTCTTACTGCAACGATATATGATTCAGTCGTGTTTTTCAAACGATGGGACCTCCCTCTTGTCACTGATCTTGGATTTGCCATTTTTTGTATGTGCCTTGCCATTGTGATATCCAAACAAAACGCACATACTTGGGAGACAGCAGAATACCTGACTCTTAATTTACGCAAAGAAGTGGAATGGAAAACTCTCGAACTCAAAAAAGAAAAAGACAAGGCAGAAAAAACGGGTGAATTAAAGGATAAATTTATCTCCATTGTTTCTCACGACATTCGCTCTCCTCTATTTGGAATTTCTTCCGTTGTCAATTTACTCACCGAATCACCACCTTCCCTTTCTCCCGAAAGAGCAAAACAGGTACTAGGTGAAGCATCTACTGGTCTAAAAAATATTCTGAGTATGGTGGAAGAACTCATCAAATACTCAAGGTTCCAAAATGCGGCCGTTTTTCCAGATTACCAACTGTTTGACTTCCGCCAAATCACAGACCAACTCATAGAACGTGTCCAAGAAATGGCAAAACCCAAAAACATCACTGTCATCACCCATATGGATGATTCCTCCATCGGGATAGGAGATCCGAACCTCATCGAACATTTGATTTGGAACCTTCTCACCAATGCAGTGAAATTCACAAAAGAATCAGGAACGGTAGAAGTTTCCCTTACCGAATCCAATAAACATTGGAGTTTAAAAGTCACAGACACTGGGATCGGAATGCCAAAGTATTGGACCGAACATGTGTTAGAAGAAGGTTTCCTTTTTGTTCGCAAAGGGACTGCCGATGAAATGGGAGCAGGGGTTGGTCTTGCATTTTGTAGGGAGGTGGCTGATCGCCATGGTGCTCATTTGGTGGTCCAATCAGAAGAAGAGAAAGGAACTTCAGTCGAACTCCTACTTCCTAATTTTGAAAAAATTGTCCTCATCTTGGATGACAATCCAGGTTACAGAAAACAAATCAGAAAGGTTTTAAAAGACCTGCCAATTATCATTTGGGAAGAAGAATACCCTGATCATGCTTTGTATTCGGTCTCACGACTCAAACCCGACCTTATCATCGTGGATTTTTCGATGCCTGAAAAAACAGGGATCGATTTTTTAAGGGATTTGTATTCGAATCCAGAGATGGAGGAAATTAGATCCTTACTTGTGTCAAGTTCCCATACAGATCCAAATACAGGTACTAAATTAGAAGCAGAAGTAATTGCACTAGGAGGAGATGCTTTTTTAACCAAAACATCTCCTGATGCCAAATTGGTCGAGATTGTCAAACGACTCCTCGACCTTTGAAAGTTTAGATTAACATTTGTTCTTTGGCACGACCAATCAGTTCGGCAACAGTTTTTGCGTTAAAACGATCTTTGAGGCGCCCTACATGGTATTCCACAGTTCGTTTGGAAAGGCCAATTTCCGTCCCAATTTCTTGGTAGGTTTTTCCATGCCCAAGAAGGGTTAGGATTTGTTTTTCTTTTTTATTGGCCACCTTTCCATCTTGTGGTTTGCGATTGAAACTAAGTTTAAGGTTTTTGGAATAAACCGTTTTC contains the following coding sequences:
- a CDS encoding hybrid sensor histidine kinase/response regulator, with amino-acid sequence MLTTKRVDLLFVIFLLIPFVHCNRGIPSLASAKTIQNGVLDLSEEDVKALDPFPLAGEWHAFPGEMPETEAEFKALDQKTPKTLAVPGYWVNQNLPAHGVVTYRLKLQVKEPMNLMVYLREASSAYKMYYHNQERGLVLLGSAGKVAKTKEESIGYYLETGRSFRATPSTVLYLQISNYLYSRGGPYYSPILGEVGKTILYLRFKERKKSFFFGVFLILFVSHLFLYIHRSKNKSTLWFSLLCFSWMIRILLFERVSRDWFVGSDFLEMLQIRLEYLAFCGIQMFSLLFFYEIQLHFIPNKFKRYLLVPILLEILIILTTPYAVYTKLLVFSQVYMTIILILALVAAIRSILVRESRYIGVYITFGTLVILTATIYDSVVFFKRWDLPLVTDLGFAIFCMCLAIVISKQNAHTWETAEYLTLNLRKEVEWKTLELKKEKDKAEKTGELKDKFISIVSHDIRSPLFGISSVVNLLTESPPSLSPERAKQVLGEASTGLKNILSMVEELIKYSRFQNAAVFPDYQLFDFRQITDQLIERVQEMAKPKNITVITHMDDSSIGIGDPNLIEHLIWNLLTNAVKFTKESGTVEVSLTESNKHWSLKVTDTGIGMPKYWTEHVLEEGFLFVRKGTADEMGAGVGLAFCREVADRHGAHLVVQSEEEKGTSVELLLPNFEKIVLILDDNPGYRKQIRKVLKDLPIIIWEEEYPDHALYSVSRLKPDLIIVDFSMPEKTGIDFLRDLYSNPEMEEIRSLLVSSSHTDPNTGTKLEAEVIALGGDAFLTKTSPDAKLVEIVKRLLDL